From Amycolatopsis sp. WQ 127309:
GTCGAGGGCGCGTGAAGAGGCCCTCGCGGCTTTCTAGAGGCGCTTCGCGCGGTAGACGGCGTCGGTGTGGTGGCCCTCGCCGCGCGTCTCGCACGTCTCGACGACCCACTCCCGGGCGTCGCTCAGGTAGTTCGTGATCTCCTCCGGCTCGAAGAACAGCTCCTGCGGCGGCGCCTGGCCGTCGAACTCCCGCATCGCCTTCGGGGAGTGCCCGACGATCAGCAGCGAACCGCCGGGCCGGACCGCCGCGGCGGCCGCCGTGAACACGTTCTTGCGCAGGTCCGGCGGCAGGTGCATGTACTGCGCCGAGATCAGGTCGTAGGTCTCCTCGGGCCGCCAGGTGAGG
This genomic window contains:
- a CDS encoding cyclopropane-fatty-acyl-phospholipid synthase family protein gives rise to the protein MAHTHEQPMTVENMLKQEFWEALYQRDEHRIWSGNVNRNLESEVTGLKPGHALDLGSGEGGDAIWLAQQGWTVDGADISTLALSRAEAAGKEHGVDVRWLHRDILTWRPEETYDLISAQYMHLPPDLRKNVFTAAAAAVRPGGSLLIVGHSPKAMREFDGQAPPQELFFEPEEITNYLSDAREWVVETCETRGEGHHTDAVYRAKRL